The following are from one region of the Candidatus Polarisedimenticolia bacterium genome:
- a CDS encoding ABC transporter substrate-binding protein, translated as MRREPTRGPFLTASRIAATVLVLLIAQAGAGGAAVLPAGMRVAAIVSQDAVPYEEALSGFRSHLERQGVAVQIDVYPLHGDPAGSDAALQSARRDRAQVLLTLGSLATQEAVRQVKDTPIVAGLVLKADDLEEAANATGVVLEFPVELELRWLQRMLPGLRNIGVLFNPAENQDRIDEATRAARDMGLTLHPRKVTTPRDLPGALDSLGNRADVLWGVADQVVLNPQTVRPILLFSLHNRIPFVGLSATWVKAGALYALDRDYGDIGRQCAEMAVKILQGTAPRSIVPAPPRKVVYSVNMKTARILKLDIQSGLLQGALAVVD; from the coding sequence ATGAGACGCGAGCCGACGCGCGGACCCTTCCTGACGGCGAGCCGGATCGCCGCCACGGTGCTCGTCCTGCTCATCGCTCAGGCCGGCGCGGGCGGGGCCGCCGTCCTGCCGGCGGGGATGCGGGTCGCCGCGATCGTCAGCCAGGACGCGGTGCCCTACGAAGAGGCGCTTTCGGGATTCAGGAGCCATTTGGAGCGACAGGGCGTGGCGGTGCAGATCGACGTCTATCCGCTGCACGGCGACCCGGCGGGCTCCGACGCGGCCCTGCAGAGCGCGCGCCGGGATCGGGCGCAGGTCCTTCTCACGCTCGGCTCCCTCGCCACCCAGGAGGCGGTGCGGCAAGTGAAGGACACCCCGATCGTCGCCGGCCTGGTGCTGAAGGCGGACGACCTGGAGGAGGCGGCCAACGCCACCGGCGTGGTCCTGGAATTTCCCGTCGAGCTCGAATTGCGCTGGCTGCAGCGGATGCTGCCCGGGCTGCGGAACATCGGCGTCCTGTTCAATCCTGCGGAGAACCAGGATCGGATCGACGAGGCCACCCGCGCGGCGAGGGACATGGGGCTGACCCTGCATCCCCGCAAGGTCACCACGCCCAGGGATCTTCCCGGAGCTCTCGACAGCCTCGGCAATCGCGCCGATGTCCTTTGGGGAGTCGCGGACCAGGTGGTCCTGAATCCCCAGACGGTCAGGCCCATCCTGCTCTTCTCCCTGCACAACCGGATCCCCTTCGTCGGCCTCTCGGCCACCTGGGTCAAGGCGGGAGCCCTCTATGCGCTCGACCGGGATTACGGCGACATCGGCAGGCAATGCGCGGAGATGGCGGTGAAGATCCTGCAGGGGACGGCGCCCCGGTCGATCGTGCCCGCGCCACCCCGCAAGGTCGTCTACTCGGTCAACATGAAGACCGCCCGGATCCTGAAGCTCGACATCCAGTCCGGCCTCCTGCAGGGGGCGCTGGCGGTGGTCGATTGA
- a CDS encoding TonB C-terminal domain-containing protein, with protein MNRAFPIVAAAVMALAFQRAGVVSATASAPQLKVFFAAEFKDTLYQQKTYKKVASSWKRPADTPKPGNKAVVIAVIQKDGSIPEPVLHYKSGSGTWDAAALDAVRKAAPFDPLPKGYPRPSVEVHFHFESG; from the coding sequence GTGAACCGAGCCTTTCCGATCGTCGCCGCGGCGGTCATGGCGCTCGCGTTCCAGCGGGCGGGCGTGGTCTCCGCCACAGCCTCGGCGCCGCAGCTCAAGGTCTTCTTCGCGGCCGAATTCAAGGACACCCTCTACCAGCAGAAGACCTACAAGAAAGTGGCGTCGTCCTGGAAACGGCCGGCCGACACGCCCAAGCCCGGCAACAAGGCGGTGGTGATCGCCGTCATCCAGAAAGACGGCAGCATCCCCGAGCCGGTGCTGCACTACAAGAGCGGCTCCGGCACCTGGGATGCGGCGGCGCTCGACGCGGTCCGGAAAGCGGCCCCCTTCGATCCCTTGCCGAAGGGGTATCCGCGTCCGTCGGTCGAGGTGCATTTCCACTTCGAGTCCGGCTGA
- a CDS encoding TonB-dependent receptor, whose amino-acid sequence MGGYRIVVVACLGCILLLSGPRDVRAGSGDAGARPTGGPPAAGSAGEEMILFQELPSVFGASKYEQKPSEAPAAISIVTAEEIQRYGYRTLSEILRSVRGIFTTYDRNYSYIGVRGFNRPGDYDTRILLLLDGHRLNDNVYDQAAIGTEAVVDVETIERVEIIRGPSSSLYGTNAFLAVINVITKSGRDLKGREVSGSGGSFSTGQARAAYGARLENGLEMYLSGTFSDSGGQDLFYPEYDSPATNGGWARGADGDRFRRAFTKFEWANARIVAGYSSRAKHVPTASYGTVFNDARERTSDERAFVDLRFEREFGLSSRLVGTGSYDGYWYRGDYPYAASYSKDYGYGEWWTGEVQAITMRFDRQKLIGGTEIRTSSRQDQGFYDAEPYYLYFQDRRRSSIWALYLQDEIRVRDNLIVNVGLRHDDYDTFGGTTNPRVGVIYAVGDATTLKLLYGRAFRAPNVYELYYQDGGVSQKANPDLRPETIRTLEVAADHTFGARVRGSASVYRYGINDLITLGTDPLDGLDVFDNVERARAEGVELEIEGAFNRFLEGRVSYALQRSQDASTGATLTNSPRHLAKVNLTVPFLAEKLVAALEMQYTSSRETLQGGRAGGFGVANVTLLSRAWRKGPSLSLSLFNVLDKKYADPGGAEHLQVAIPQDGRSVRAQVKYEF is encoded by the coding sequence ATGGGCGGTTACAGAATCGTCGTCGTGGCGTGCCTCGGTTGCATCCTCCTCCTGTCGGGGCCTCGCGACGTCCGTGCCGGTTCCGGCGACGCGGGGGCGAGGCCGACCGGGGGCCCCCCCGCGGCGGGATCCGCCGGGGAGGAGATGATCCTCTTCCAGGAGCTGCCCTCGGTGTTCGGGGCGTCCAAGTACGAGCAGAAGCCGAGCGAAGCGCCCGCCGCGATCAGCATCGTGACGGCCGAGGAGATCCAGAGATACGGCTACCGGACCCTCTCCGAGATCCTGCGCAGCGTGCGCGGCATCTTCACCACGTACGACCGGAACTACAGCTATATCGGCGTGCGGGGTTTCAATCGCCCCGGTGACTACGACACCCGCATCCTGCTCCTCCTGGACGGCCACCGGCTGAACGACAACGTGTACGACCAGGCGGCGATCGGCACGGAGGCGGTCGTGGACGTGGAGACGATCGAGCGCGTCGAGATCATCCGGGGCCCGAGCTCGTCGCTGTATGGGACGAACGCCTTCCTGGCGGTCATCAACGTCATCACCAAATCGGGGCGGGACCTGAAGGGGCGGGAGGTCTCCGGCTCCGGTGGCAGCTTCTCGACCGGACAGGCCCGGGCGGCCTACGGCGCCCGCCTGGAGAACGGCCTCGAGATGTATCTGAGCGGCACCTTCAGCGACAGCGGCGGCCAGGATCTGTTCTACCCCGAGTACGACAGCCCGGCGACGAACGGTGGCTGGGCCAGGGGCGCCGACGGCGATCGGTTCCGCCGCGCCTTCACCAAGTTCGAATGGGCAAACGCCCGGATCGTGGCCGGCTACTCCAGCCGCGCCAAGCACGTTCCCACCGCGTCGTACGGGACCGTCTTCAACGACGCGCGCGAGCGGACCTCCGACGAGCGCGCCTTCGTGGACCTGCGTTTCGAGCGGGAATTCGGGTTGTCGTCGCGGCTGGTCGGGACCGGCTCGTACGACGGCTACTGGTACCGGGGGGACTATCCGTACGCGGCCAGCTATTCGAAGGACTACGGCTACGGCGAGTGGTGGACGGGAGAGGTGCAGGCGATCACCATGCGCTTCGATCGGCAGAAGCTGATCGGAGGGACGGAGATCCGCACCAGCTCGAGGCAGGACCAGGGCTTCTACGACGCCGAGCCGTACTACCTCTACTTCCAGGACAGACGGCGGTCGTCCATCTGGGCGCTCTATCTTCAAGATGAGATCCGCGTCCGGGACAACCTGATCGTGAACGTCGGCCTGCGCCACGACGATTACGACACCTTTGGCGGCACGACGAACCCGCGGGTCGGCGTCATCTACGCGGTCGGGGACGCCACGACCCTCAAGCTTCTTTACGGACGGGCCTTCCGGGCGCCCAACGTCTACGAGCTGTACTATCAGGACGGCGGCGTGTCGCAGAAGGCCAATCCAGACCTGCGTCCCGAGACGATCCGGACGCTCGAGGTCGCCGCCGACCACACCTTCGGCGCCCGCGTGCGCGGCTCCGCCTCGGTCTACCGGTACGGGATCAACGACCTGATCACGCTCGGAACGGACCCGCTGGACGGGCTCGACGTGTTCGACAACGTCGAGCGCGCCCGGGCCGAAGGAGTCGAGCTCGAAATCGAGGGCGCCTTCAACCGCTTCCTGGAGGGGCGCGTGAGCTACGCTCTGCAGCGCAGCCAGGACGCCTCGACCGGCGCCACGCTCACCAACTCGCCGCGGCACCTCGCCAAGGTCAACCTCACCGTCCCCTTCCTGGCCGAGAAGCTCGTGGCCGCGCTCGAGATGCAATACACGAGCAGCCGGGAAACGCTCCAGGGCGGCCGGGCGGGCGGGTTCGGCGTGGCCAACGTCACGCTTCTCAGCCGGGCCTGGAGGAAGGGCCCCAGCCTCTCGCTGAGCCTGTTCAACGTTCTCGACAAGAAATACGCCGATCCGGGGGGCGCCGAGCACCTGCAGGTGGCCATCCCGCAGGACGGCCGGAGCGTTCGAGCCCAAGTGAAGTACGAGTTCTAA
- a CDS encoding RecQ family ATP-dependent DNA helicase has product MSPQDRLLDTPDRLRLALRETFGFDGFRPGQEEAAGAVLDGRDLVAVMPTGSGKSLCFQLPALLLEGTSVVVSPLIALMKDQVDNLRSRGVAAAALHSGLGAAERASVERELAARRLRLVYVAPERLASARFNAALAAVPIARLIVDEAHCISQWGHDFRPDYGRLGELRLRLAVPAAAFTATATPEVRADIARQLHLSDPLELVTGFDRPNLTLAVEPCRSRADKARALDRLLREVGTPGIVYAATRKSVDLWAGVLEARGLRSGRYHAGLGDAERVRVQDDFLAGRLDAIAATNAFGMGVDKRDLRFVAHAEVPGSLEAYYQEVGRAGRDGLPARGVLLFGPADVRTQEFFLAGSNPSPAVFRRVWALLGTGADDATIESAGSGDAAGAMAAATAARLLRRAAERLGRSPGSGGPPMDFAAQADKARRDRGRLDTMIRYAFGRGCRTRFIYDYFAGAGRGAAVVRCGTCDVCLGWRRAEGRPLDDGEFERVRIALSAVARLPARFGVERIAQVLTGSRSQAVLDRGLDRLPTFGRLADLKLDEVKGLLEVLVEAGLLERRGIEGSRPGAFVLALSAEGVAVMRADHRPLLALPRGEAPKEPRSRRKPAIEAVPGAGARPDAALLGRLKAWRAAEAKRRRVPAYVVFHDSTLEALAALKPSDRGGLKAVKGVGHTKLETYGDDLLRVLAGRPPEA; this is encoded by the coding sequence ATGTCCCCTCAAGACAGGCTCCTAGACACCCCGGACCGCTTGCGGCTGGCGCTGCGCGAGACGTTCGGCTTCGACGGCTTCCGGCCGGGACAGGAGGAGGCCGCCGGAGCGGTCCTCGACGGACGCGACCTCGTGGCGGTCATGCCGACCGGGTCGGGGAAGTCGCTCTGCTTCCAGCTGCCTGCCCTCCTGCTCGAAGGGACGTCGGTGGTCGTGTCGCCGCTCATCGCGCTCATGAAGGACCAGGTCGACAACCTGAGATCCCGGGGCGTCGCGGCCGCGGCGCTGCACTCGGGGCTCGGCGCCGCGGAACGCGCCTCTGTGGAGCGTGAGCTCGCGGCCCGGCGGCTGCGGCTCGTCTACGTCGCGCCGGAGCGGCTCGCGAGCGCGCGGTTCAACGCCGCCCTGGCCGCGGTGCCCATCGCGCGGCTGATCGTGGACGAGGCCCACTGCATCAGCCAGTGGGGCCACGATTTCCGGCCGGACTACGGCCGCCTGGGGGAGCTGCGCCTCAGGCTCGCCGTCCCGGCCGCCGCGTTCACGGCCACGGCGACGCCGGAGGTCCGTGCCGACATCGCCCGGCAGCTGCACCTGTCGGATCCGCTCGAGCTCGTGACCGGATTCGACCGCCCGAACCTCACGCTGGCCGTCGAGCCATGCCGATCCCGCGCCGACAAGGCCCGCGCCCTCGACCGCCTGCTGCGCGAGGTCGGGACCCCCGGCATCGTCTACGCGGCGACCCGGAAGAGCGTCGACCTCTGGGCGGGGGTCCTCGAGGCGCGTGGGCTGCGATCCGGCCGCTACCACGCGGGGCTCGGCGATGCGGAGCGCGTGCGGGTGCAGGACGACTTCCTTGCCGGCCGGCTCGACGCGATCGCCGCCACGAACGCGTTCGGCATGGGCGTGGACAAGCGCGACCTGCGTTTCGTGGCGCACGCCGAAGTGCCTGGAAGCCTCGAGGCGTACTACCAGGAGGTGGGGCGCGCCGGACGGGACGGCCTGCCGGCGCGTGGAGTCCTGCTGTTCGGGCCGGCCGACGTGCGCACGCAGGAATTCTTCCTGGCGGGGTCGAACCCGTCGCCGGCCGTGTTCCGGCGGGTCTGGGCGCTCCTGGGGACCGGGGCGGACGACGCGACGATCGAATCCGCCGGCTCCGGGGACGCCGCCGGCGCCATGGCGGCGGCGACCGCGGCGCGCCTGCTGCGGAGGGCCGCGGAGCGCCTCGGGCGGAGCCCCGGCAGCGGCGGGCCCCCCATGGATTTCGCGGCCCAGGCGGACAAGGCGCGGCGCGACCGGGGGCGCCTCGACACCATGATCCGCTACGCCTTTGGACGCGGCTGCCGCACGCGCTTCATCTACGACTACTTCGCCGGCGCCGGGCGAGGCGCGGCAGTCGTCCGCTGCGGAACCTGCGACGTCTGCCTCGGCTGGCGGCGGGCGGAAGGGCGGCCGCTCGACGATGGGGAGTTCGAGCGCGTCCGCATCGCCCTGTCGGCCGTGGCCCGCCTGCCCGCCCGCTTCGGCGTGGAGCGGATCGCACAGGTCCTCACGGGCAGTCGGAGCCAGGCGGTCCTCGATCGCGGTCTCGACCGTCTTCCCACGTTTGGACGGCTCGCCGACTTGAAACTGGATGAGGTGAAGGGACTGCTCGAGGTGCTGGTGGAGGCGGGCCTTCTGGAGCGCCGGGGCATCGAGGGGAGCCGCCCGGGCGCGTTCGTCCTTGCGCTCAGCGCCGAGGGGGTGGCCGTCATGCGCGCCGACCACCGCCCGCTGCTGGCGCTTCCCCGTGGCGAGGCCCCGAAGGAGCCCCGCAGCCGGCGGAAGCCCGCGATCGAAGCGGTGCCTGGCGCCGGGGCGAGACCCGACGCCGCGCTGCTCGGCCGCCTGAAGGCATGGCGCGCGGCGGAGGCGAAGCGCCGGCGCGTCCCCGCCTACGTCGTCTTCCACGACTCGACGCTCGAGGCGCTGGCGGCACTCAAGCCGAGCGATCGCGGCGGGCTCAAGGCGGTCAAGGGAGTCGGCCACACGAAGCTCGAGACCTATGGCGACGACCTCCTGAGGGTCCTGGCCGGACGTCCGCCCGAAGCCTAG